Within Actinoplanes sp. L3-i22, the genomic segment CTGCCGCAGTATGCCCACGGCCCGCAACGCCCGATCGCCGTACCGGAAACCGGGGTTGATCTTAAAAGAGGGTGAGCTCGTTGCGCTCCATGCCGCGGAGCTTGTCGTAGTCGACGACCACGCAGCGGATCCCGCGGTCGGTGGCGAGGACGCGGGCCTGCGGTTTGATCTCCTGCGCCGCGAAGACGCCCTTGACCGGGGCGAGCAGCGGGTCCCGATTCATCAGTTCGAGGTACCGGGTGAGCTGCTCGACGCCGTCGATCTCGCCGCGGCGCTTCACCTCGACGGCGACCGAGACGTTCTCGGCGTCCTTGAGGAGCAGGTCGACCGGGCCGATCGCGGTCATGAACTCGCGGCGGACCAGGGTGTGGCCCTCGCCGAAGGTCTCCGGGTGCTCGGCGAGCAGCTCCTGCAGGTGCGCCTCGACACCGTCCTTGACCAGGCCGGGGTCCACGCCCAGCTCGTACGAATAGTCCTGGAAGATCTCCTCCAGGGTGATCCGCAACTCCTCACCGGCCTTGTTCACCACCTTCCAGACGCCCGGCGACTCCTGCAGCTTGCAGGGCGGGCTCATCCAGTTCAGCGGCTTGTAGGCACGGTCGTCGGCATGGATCGACACCGACCCGTCCGCTTTCACCATCAGCAGCCGGGTGGCCAGGGGCAGGTGGGCGGAGAGCCGCCCGACGTAATCCACAGAGCATTTCGCGATGACCAGACGCACCGGACGACACTATCCGACGGCCCCGGAACGAAAATGTCGCACGCCGGTGCCATGCTGACTCCGTGTTAGAAGCATTGACCGGCACCGGTCTAGCGGCATCCGCCGGACTGAATGCCTACATCCCCCTGATGACCATGGCCCTGCTGGCCCGCTACACCGACGCCATCGACCTGCCGTCCAGCTGGTCGTGGATCACCAACGGCTGGACCATCCTGATCCTGGCGGTCCTGCTCGCCATCGAGGTGGTCGCCGACAAGGTGCCCGTCGTCGACCATGTGAACGACGTGGTCCAGACGTTCATCCGGCCGACCGCCGGTGGCCTGGTCTTCGGCGCCGGCTCCGCGTCGCAGACGGTGACCGTCTCCGACCCCGGCACGTTCTTCAGCTCGCACCAGTGGGTTCCGGTGCTGACCGGCACGCTGATCGCGCTCAGCGTGCACGGGGTGAAGGCGGCGGCCCGTCCGGTGGTCAATGTCACCACGGCCGGTTTCGGCGCTCCGGTGGCCAGCACGATCGAGGACATCAGCAGCGTCCTGCTCGCCGTACTGGCAATTCTCCTGCCAGTGCTGGTCCTCGTCGGACTCGCGCTGCTGGTCTGGGGCGCGGTGTGGGTGTTCCAGCGCCGCAAGCGCCGTAAGGAAGCGAAACTTGCGGGTGTCGAAACGCGTCGACTGTTTGGTTGACTCTCCCGGTGCCCGCGTTCGCCGTTCCCGCTTTCGTCCTGTCCTGGTGGCTGGCCGGCTATCTGATCGGCCGGGATCCCGGGCGGCCGGCGTTGCGCTGGGCGAGCGCGGGGCTGATCGCGTACGCGGTCGCCGTGGTCACCTGGACCACCGCACCGGGTTCCCGGACCGCCCAGATCCTGATCTGTCTCCCGGCCCTGGCCTGGGCCGGGAGTGTGGTCGCGCTGCTGCCGCTGGCCCCGGCCGAGCGGCGCCCGATCGACATCGGCGCCCTGGTGCTCGGCGTGAGCTTCCAGCTGATGGTGGTGGCGCTGCCCGGCGCCGGGAAACTGGTCGCGCTGACCCCGCTGGTCGGCGCGCTGGTCCTGCTCTGGCGCAACCATGAGCAGGTGGTGCCGCGCAGCCTCCCGCTGGCGCTGAGCCTGATGGCGGTGCTCTACGCGGGCAGCCTGGCCGTGCTGCTGCTCCCGGTGGACACCGGCGGCCCGGCCCCGGCGCTCGCCGCGAACGGCCTGGACCTGCTGGTCTTCGGCTATCTGATCGCGGTGGCGCACGCGATGGCCGGCGGCGAACGGCTCCGGCCGGACCTGCGTCGCTCGGTGGTCGCCGGTTTCGCCGTGCTGGTGCTGGTCGGCGGCCCGGCGATGCTCACCATGTACGCGACCCGCGGCGACGACACGGTGGCCGTGCTGCAGTTCGTGCCGCTCGCGGTGGCCGCGACCGCGGCCGGGCTGACCGGGCGGCTGAGCCGGCTGATCGACCGGGTCGCGCTGGCCGGCGACGACCGGCTGCGGCAGGACCGGGCCACCCTGTTCCTGAACGCGGACGCGCTGCTGCGCCTGCGTGAGCGCCGGCGGCTGGCCGAGGTCGGCGAGCCGGAGTTCCTGCGGCTGACCCGGCGCGCGCTGGACGACTTCAACGATCTGAACCGGCTGTCCCGCAGCCCGCTGACCGATCTGCCGGTGGTGGCCCGCCGGGTCGCCGGGCGCGGGGACGATCAGCCCCGGGCGCGGGCCCGGGAGCTGCGGGCGGTGCTGCGCGAGGCGGTGTCGGCGCTGCGGCCGGCCGGCGCGTTCGGCACCTCCGACGACTGGCGGTACTACAACACCCTGCAGTTCTGCGGGGTGCTCGGGCTGAATCCGTACGCCCGGCGGCAGCGGCTGGACGGGCTGAGCCGGGAGGCCCGGATGGCGGTCGACTGGTTCCGGCGCAACGTCCCGCGGGACACCATGCAGCAGTGGCAGCGGGAGGCCGCGATGGTGGTGGCCGGCCGGCTGTGGACCGAGGCCTTTTCGGGCGACAGATCACGACACGCAATGCCTAATCCGTCATAATGGTGGAAAATCGCTAAAATCCCCCCACATGGATTCCGGGGGGTCGCGTGGGTAGTCACCGCAACGCGCTGGTCGCCGTGGTCCGGCAGGAACTCGCCGAGGCCCGGGGCTCGGCGCGGGCGTTGCTGGCCGCCGCGGAGTCCGCCCGAGGCGAGGCGCAGAACCGGCGCCGGCTGGTCCGGGACGCGTACAGCACCTGTCTGAGCCAGCTCACCGCCGCCCGCGAGGCGGCCCGCGACGACGTGCAGCGGCGCTACCGCGGCGAGGCCACCCGGCTCGCCGGGCACCTGCGCGGCCTGGCCACCTTCAGCGCCACCGGCGCGGCCGGCGCGCCCTGGCGGCTGTGGTCGCCGAGCGAGCCGGACCCGGGCAGCCGCCCCGGGCTGCTGCGGATCGGCGCGATCACGTTCGAGGAGACCGCCGCGTTGCCCGGCCTGGTCCCGCTGCTGGACGCCGTGCACCTGCACGTCTCCGGGCCGACCCGGCAGGTCGACGACCTGATCACCGGGGTGCTGCTGCGGGCGCTGGGCAGCACCCGGGCCGGCGACGTGCACCTGACCGTCTACGACCCGGAGAACCTGGGCGGGACGCTCGCCCCGTTCGCGCCGCTGAACCCGACCTTCGTCGGGCCGGGCGGGCTCGGGTCGCTGCTGAACGATCTGGCCGACCACATCTGCCGGGTGAACGAGTCGCTGGGCGGGCAGTACCCGTCGCTGGCCGAGCTGTCCGCCGCCCGGCCCGGGCCGCGCCCCGAACCGTGGAAGCTGGTGGTGCTGCTCGCCGACCGGGCCACCTCGGGCGAGATGACCCCGGCGCAGCGGGCGCAACTGGACCGGATCGTGCGGACCGGGGTCGCCTGCGGCGTGCACCTGGTGGTCCGCGGCCTGGCCCTGGAGGACGACCCGACGGTCGAGCGGATCGTGGTCCGCGACCAGACCGCCACCTGTGGGTCGCTGGGCAGCCTGGAGATCCGGCTGGACCCGCCGCCCCCGCCGGAGCGGATCGCCGCGTTCTGCCGGACCACCGCCGAGCGGATGCGGGCCGGCCCGGACCCGGCCCGGCTCGCCGACCTGGAGCCGGCCGAGTACTGGGCGGAGTCCTCGATCCACGGCCTGGTCGCGCCGATCGGCGACAGCACCGACGGCACGCTGGTCGAGGTGCCGCTCGGCGACGACCCGCCGCACGCGCTGATCGGCGGGCCGTCCGGCTCCGGCAAGACCAACCTGATCTACACCTGGCTCGGCTCGCTGGCCACCCGGTACGGCCCCGAGGAGCTGGCGCTCTACCTGCTCGACTTCAAGGAGGGCGTCTCGTTCGCCCGGTACGTGCCCGGCCCGCGCGACCCCGGCTGGCTGCCCCAGGTGCGGCTGGCCGGCATCAACGTCAACGGCGACCGCGAGTTCGGCCTGGCCATGCTCCGGCACCTGGGCGAGGAGCTGCGAGTCCGGGCCCAGGCGGCCAAGCGCTTCGACGCCGGCAAGCTCGCCGAGCTGCGCGCCGAGGACCCGGGCGGGCACTGGCCCCGGATCGTCGCGGTGATCGACGAGTTCCAGGTGCTGCTGGACGGCCGGGACGCGGTCGCCGACGAGGCGGTCGGGCTGCTCGAGGACCTCGCCCGGCGGGGCCGCTCGCAGGGCATCCACCTGGTGCTCGCGTCGCAGGACGTGGCCGGGATCCAGGCGCTGTGGGGCC encodes:
- the nucS gene encoding endonuclease NucS, with translation MRLVIAKCSVDYVGRLSAHLPLATRLLMVKADGSVSIHADDRAYKPLNWMSPPCKLQESPGVWKVVNKAGEELRITLEEIFQDYSYELGVDPGLVKDGVEAHLQELLAEHPETFGEGHTLVRREFMTAIGPVDLLLKDAENVSVAVEVKRRGEIDGVEQLTRYLELMNRDPLLAPVKGVFAAQEIKPQARVLATDRGIRCVVVDYDKLRGMERNELTLF
- a CDS encoding FtsK/SpoIIIE domain-containing protein: MGSHRNALVAVVRQELAEARGSARALLAAAESARGEAQNRRRLVRDAYSTCLSQLTAAREAARDDVQRRYRGEATRLAGHLRGLATFSATGAAGAPWRLWSPSEPDPGSRPGLLRIGAITFEETAALPGLVPLLDAVHLHVSGPTRQVDDLITGVLLRALGSTRAGDVHLTVYDPENLGGTLAPFAPLNPTFVGPGGLGSLLNDLADHICRVNESLGGQYPSLAELSAARPGPRPEPWKLVVLLADRATSGEMTPAQRAQLDRIVRTGVACGVHLVVRGLALEDDPTVERIVVRDQTATCGSLGSLEIRLDPPPPPERIAAFCRTTAERMRAGPDPARLADLEPAEYWAESSIHGLVAPIGDSTDGTLVEVPLGDDPPHALIGGPSGSGKTNLIYTWLGSLATRYGPEELALYLLDFKEGVSFARYVPGPRDPGWLPQVRLAGINVNGDREFGLAMLRHLGEELRVRAQAAKRFDAGKLAELRAEDPGGHWPRIVAVIDEFQVLLDGRDAVADEAVGLLEDLARRGRSQGIHLVLASQDVAGIQALWGRAGLIAQFTLRIALPKARRILADDNLAAAVIPRFHAVVNAESGMSGANRIVRLPDAGDRNSWRSVQRKLWQERPAGCEEPRLFDGDAVPRLPAALRPSGRLPSPASPGAQAGSSPGAVLGERIDVAAQPARLRLGRMPGRNLAVLGTRADEAASVLTAAALSLAAQGPAHFSVVCLDTDLVPAAARLFTELPSADWYDAGNVHFDLGPRDVPHYVVGFALDAARDPALKKLLAEGPEQRVHVLGWWRTVPRLRDDLGGIGARFDTIGAWVALDVHGADLAPLHPQPGGPVWYPRPRRALFFDRSVHRTPEVIIPYEVNSDHT
- a CDS encoding DUF4126 domain-containing protein; the encoded protein is MLEALTGTGLAASAGLNAYIPLMTMALLARYTDAIDLPSSWSWITNGWTILILAVLLAIEVVADKVPVVDHVNDVVQTFIRPTAGGLVFGAGSASQTVTVSDPGTFFSSHQWVPVLTGTLIALSVHGVKAAARPVVNVTTAGFGAPVASTIEDISSVLLAVLAILLPVLVLVGLALLVWGAVWVFQRRKRRKEAKLAGVETRRLFG